In Silene latifolia isolate original U9 population chromosome X, ASM4854445v1, whole genome shotgun sequence, the following proteins share a genomic window:
- the LOC141618422 gene encoding secreted RxLR effector protein 161-like: MVSSTKLDKDENGKKVDETMYRGMIGSLLYLTASRPDILYSVCLCARFQASPRESHFIAVKRILRYLVGTSNLYLWYPSHCPIELLGYSDADYAGSVVDRKSTSGMATFLGPCLISWASKKQNTVALSTAESEYVSAALCCAQVLWVRQQLRDYGIIFDSTPIFCDNTSAINISKNPIQHSRTKHIDIRHHFLRDHVEKGQIRLKFCRTEDQIADIFTKPLEREQFVKLRLEIGLLDSA; encoded by the coding sequence ATGGTTTCGTCCACAAAGCTTGACAAAGATGAGAATGGTAAGAAAGTTGATGAAAcgatgtatcgaggtatgatcggttcattactttatttgaCCGCTAGTCGACcggatattttatatagtgtatgTCTATGTGCTCGTTTCCAAGCTAGTCCTAGAGAATCGCATTTCATTGCCGTAAAACGTATTCTTAGGTATTTAGTTGGAACGTCTAATTTGTATCTTTGGTATCCCTCACATTGTCCTATTGAGCTTTTAGGATACTCGGATGCAGATTATGCCGGAAGCGTTGTtgatcgaaagagtacatccgggatggctactttcttaggtccgtgtttgatctcatgggcgtcaaagaaacaaaacaccgttgctctttccaccgctgaaagcgagtacgtaagtgccgcattgtgttgcgcgcaagttctttgggttcgacaacaactaagggactatggtattatctttgattcaactcctatcttttgtgataatactagtgccattaacatttcaaagaaccctatacaacactcaaggactaagcatattgacataagacatcattttttacgtgatcatgtggaaaaaggtcaaattcgtcttaaattttgtagaacggaagatcaaatagccgacatttttacaaaaccgcttgaaagagaacaattcgtaaaacttcggttggaaattggtttgttggaTTCCGCGTAA